The sequence TACTAAATAATTGAATAACATCATATTTCTTTTACCTTATTAGTCAATTTTATTAAAATTTATATCTTTAACTATTGTTAATCTATCTTTAGCATTAGTATTTATTGCAACATCAATATCATTGTATTTTACATTACATTTTTTATTTTTTTGAATAGTTAAAGAAATTACAGCTATCATACCTACAAATAAAATAATAGCACCTAACTCTATAGCAAGTACATATTTGCTATACATTAACTTTCCTATTTCTAGCGTATTATTTACACTTTGTATTAAATATATGTCATTTTTTATAAAAATAAAGCTAGATAAAATTGTTATCATTTCAAGAAAAATAATAACAGCTAGGATTATAATATAAAATTTATAAGATTGAAAAAACAAAGTACTTTTATTACCACAATTTTTAACTTTATTATTAATTAACATAATAGCAAATAAAAAAAGCACTAAAACAGCACCAACATATACAACTATTAATAATAAAGATAAAAATTCAGCACCTAATGTCATCCACAATATTGATGTATTGATAAAAACTAATATTAAGAATAATAAAGATATAATCAGTTGTTTACTAGTAATTACTATACAACTAG comes from Candidatus Kinetoplastibacterium sorsogonicusi and encodes:
- a CDS encoding NADH-quinone oxidoreductase subunit J; amino-acid sequence: MNINNILFYIVSFFLLFSSCIVITSKQLIISLLFLILVFINTSILWMTLGAEFLSLLLIVVYVGAVLVLFLFAIMLINNKVKNCGNKSTLFFQSYKFYIIILAVIIFLEMITILSSFIFIKNDIYLIQSVNNTLEIGKLMYSKYVLAIELGAIILFVGMIAVISLTIQKNKKCNVKYNDIDVAINTNAKDRLTIVKDINFNKID